From the Pseudodesulfovibrio sp. S3 genome, the window TTCCAAGGCAAGACTCAAGCCGGAATCCTTCGGCATGTCCCTTGTCCGCATCCTGGATCAGCCCGGCGAAGAGCTTGAAGGCTACCAGGAGAGCATGGATCAGATGGTCCGGAATGTGACCCGATTGGCGCGCGGCGTGTTCGGAGACGCGGTCACAGGAGGCCGTTTCGGACTCAACGGCATGATTTTCTTCACCGAAGGAATCGACCGCGAACAGCTCATGGAGCGCACCCTTGAGATGGAAAGGGTCGCTGCCGACACCCTGGGCATCACACTGTCCATCGGTTCCTCACGCTACCCGTTCCTCAATTTCGATCGGGCCGACATGCTTGAAAACACTCGCAAGGCGCTGGAACACGCCCTGCTGCTGCCCGTACCGCGTGTGGCCGTGTTCGATTCCATCTCGCTGAATCTGTCCGCCGACCGTCGTTACATGGACGGTGACATCTACGGGGCCATCGAGGAGTTCAAGCTGGCCCTGCTCGACGACGAAAACAATCTTCTGGCCCGAAATTCCCTGGGCATATGCTATGCTCAGCTCGGCCGGTTCGAAGAGTCCCGGCACGAGTTCCAGAGTGTGGTCGACCTGGACAAGAAGGACGTGCTCGCCCTCTACAACCTGGGGTGGGCCAACCATCGCCTGGGTGATCTCAAGAGCGCGGAAAAGGCCTACCGCCAATGCCTCAAGGCCGAACCGGGCCACGTCTATTCCCTCATGCGCCTCGGCTCCATCGAGGAGAAGGCCAACCATCTCAAAAAGGCGACCAACTTGTACAAAAAGGCTGCGGATCAGCCCGGCGGAGAACGCATGGTCCTCCGCCCCCTGGCCCGCGTTGCCTACAAGCAGGGCGATATCGAGGCCACCCGCGAGTACCTGCATCTCGCCCTGAACGCCGACCACAACGATCACCAGGCCATGCACATGCTGGCCAAGCTGTATCTCGATCAGGGCGAAGATCCGCAGATCGCCGAAGTTCTGGCTCGGCAATCCTCCGCGCTTTCGCCCGGCATCGACGCCTACTGGGATACGTTGGTTGAAGCCCTGGAAGCCCAGGGCAAGGCAGATGAGGCCGCCAAGGTCGCGGCACGGGCAGCCGGGTAAGTTGCGTTGTGCCTCCGACGCCGGGGAAAGGGGGGCAGCTTGAGGCGGGATAATCCGTCCGTTATTTCTTCAGCTTGTCCAGCTCGTTCTGCAAGGACGTGATTTTCTGATTGGCCTCCCGGAGACGGATGGCTAAAACCTCTGCGAATACCCTGTACATGACCGCCTGGACGAAGATCTTGCTGGTCTCGCCAAGGGAGCCGATGGCGGTGTCGTCCAGGCTGATCACCAGCGACGCCCGGTCTGCCTTGATGGTTGCCGAGCGGGGGCTGCCGTCGATGATGCCCATCTCTCCGAATACGTCGCCCAGCCGTTGCAACTGGCCGACCTGCTTGTCTGCTACCAGGATCGAGAGTTTTCCGAAGATGAGAAAGAATACCCGGTTGTCGCAGTCGCCTTGGTTGATGAGGGTTTCGCCCGCTTCGTATCGGCAGACGGACGCGGCTTTCATGACAGCGCGGATGTGACTTTCGGGAAGATTGTCGAATGCGGGAACGTTTTTCAACCGCTCCAGGATATCTTTGTCGCTAAGGTCAAAAGGTATTTCTCGCATGGCATCTCACTGTGTTCAGGTTTTCAGCCCTTACAGAATATTGCCACAGTGATGGGGGAAAATCGATACCTATTTTTGCAGTGCTCGGACTCTTTCCAGGACCGGGGGGTGGCCGTATTCCAGCCAGACGGTCAGGGGATGCGGGGTCAGGTTGGACAGGTTGCTGGCCGAGAGTTTCTTCAGGGCGGAGATCATGGTGTCCGCCCGGTCCGTGGTGTCCGCGGCAAAGGCATCCGCCTCGAATTCGTGCTTGCGTGATATCTTGTTGGAAATGACCGACAGGACCATGGAAAGCGGGGTGTAGAGCAGGGCGAAGAAGACCAGGCCCGCATACACGGACATGTGCTCCATGCCGAAGGCCGCGAACAATTCCTCGGAGTTCAGGAACAGTGACATGAGATAGAATACGGCGCCGGTCTTGAGTATGCCGGTGAACAGCCGCTTCTTGATATGCCACAGCTTGGCGTGTCCGACCTCGTGGGCCAGCACGGCCACGATTTCTTCGGTTGTCATTTCCCGTATGAGCGTGTCGAACAGGGCGATGCGCCGCCGTTTGCCCATCCCCGTGAAAAAGGCGTTGCCCTTGGTGGACCGTTTGGAACCGTCCATGACGAAGATGCCGGAAAGTTCGAATCCGATCTTGCGGGCGTAGGCTTCCAGGGCCGTGCGCAGTTCACCTTCTTCCAATGGTGAGAAGGTGTTGAACAGCGGCAGAATCCAGGTGGGAGCCACATAGGTCAGGCACAGGGATACGGCTACGGCAAATCCCCAGCACAGGAGCCAGGCATAGGGTCCGGCCTTGTCCAGGAAGAACAGGATTCCGGCCACCAGCGCGCCGCCGATGAGTGCGGTCAGGACAAGGCCCTTGAGCCGGTCCAGAACAAACGTGGTGAAGGTGGTGGTGTTGAACCCGAAGCGTTTTTCCAGAACAAAGGTGTGGTAGCTTTCGAAAGGCAGCCCCAGTAATCCGCTGATAGTCCCGATGGCGCCGATATAGATCAGGCCGCTTGCCAGCGGGCTCAACTCCAGGGAGCGGACCAGGGTGTCGAGCAGGTTGAAGCCGCCCGCCAGGATGACCAGGAGGGTGATGCCGGTATTGAAGGTGTCGGCAACCGAGGTAAATTTCATGGATTCCCTGGTATACTCCTGGGAGCGGGCGTATCTCGCGGTATCGAAAACATCCTCAAGATCCCGAGGTGGTTCCGGCTGCATGGAGCGGGCGTTCAGGAATGCCGACAGTGCGCCGAGCAGCCAGGACGCGAGAAGGGAACCGATGACAACGACAAGATAGGTGTTCAAAAGAGACTCCCGGATGGATGACAGGGCAGGACCGCAATGGATGGGTACGCTATCGGGTGGGGCCGTGCGCGTCAACCGGGGACGCCGGAATGTTGCTAGCTATTCGGAAAAGCGGGACAATCGTCCTCATACTTGCTAAAAATGAATGACTGTAGTAATTTGTCATGGACTTTTGGTATTTATTCAGATTCGGGAATCACTATGTCAGCTAAGTTCAGATCCGCCAAGGACATCCGCGAAGATATCGCCCGCGCCCGCGCATACGCTAAAAAAAGCGATTATCTGCGGACGTTGAGTTGTTTGGCGAGCGCTATCAAGGGGATGGTTTCCAGCCAGGTGTTCGGGGTGGAAAAGTTCGAGATTCAGGCCCACCTGGATGAGGCTCTGCGCGATCTCAACAAGATGAAGATGATCCGTAAGCTCTTCCCCGAAGGGCTCAAATACCAGAAGGGCAAGGAAAAGGCGTTTTATCAGACCCTCATGCGGCTGCACAAGAAGCTGGGCGAGGCAATGGAAAAGGCGCGGATAACCAAACTCCGCAAGCGGCTGGCCGTTCTGGACGACAATCTGATCAAGGCAGCCCAGCTGGTCAAGGCGGGCAACCAGCTTGAGGCCCGCAAGCTCTACAGCAAGATTGCCGAATATTTCCAGGATGTCGAGGGCATCAACTCCGACATCGGCAACCGGCTCGCCTCTTTCGGCATGTTCCCGGAAGCCGTTCCGTATCTGCAAAAAGCGCTGGAAATCCAGAATACCGACAGCCGAGCTCACAGTGCCCTGATCTTGAGTTACGAGGGCATGAAAGAAACCGGCCGCGCCATGGCCGCCATCAAGGACGCCATGCGCTGGCTTGGACCCAACGAGAGCCTGTACCTGCGGATGGCCAAGCTGCATCTCACGAAACGGGAATGGGGCGAGGTCTTCAACAACGCCAAGGCCGCCTATGACCGCAATCCCCTCAATGCCGAAGCCGCCAAGCTCATGAAACAGGCGGAACCCAAGATATTCAGTGCCGCCAAGGGCAAAAATGCTGCCCCCAAGAAGATCCACGACCTCAGCTTCTAGGCAGGCCAGCGGTCTACCCGTGTCAGGCCTTGGATCGATCAGCCATTATACCGCAGGCAGTGCGGGGGAGCTTTTCCCGGAAGCCCCCCATGTGCGCGGGGTCGCCCCCTGGCGTCAATCGAGATCAGAACGTGCGATTCTGATGATCGAACCGTTGCCCATGGCGATGAACAGGTTGCCGTCCCGGTCCAGGCTCAGGCCTGTCACCGGGCTGCCGCAGGCGTGAACCCGGCTGACGGTTCCGTCCGGCAGGATAGCATGGATGGCCCCGGACTCCGTTCCCACGAACACAGTGCGCAGCCGATTCACGGCCAGCACTGTGGGCGTTCCTTCAATCCTGGCGTATTCCATCGGCGTGCCGCCCGGCGGCACAATCAACACCTGACCGCAGCATTTTCCCACCATGTAGGCATTGCCCCGGTTGTCCATGACCAGACCTGTTGCATCAGGCAGGCCGGAGATGACCACGCTCGACTCCCCGCCCTGCTCGGCAAAGGATGTTGCCGGTCCGGCCGACAACGTCGTCAGGGTGATGAAGGCCAATAAACACAAGCGACAAGAAAGTGTACCCTGCATATCAATGTCTCCTTGTTTATGCAGACAGGGTAGAAACGGTTCATTGATATGTCCAATACATATTTACACGCGAATCAATATGTATTAACTCTGGATCATGGAACTCAGACAACTCAGATATTTCATTGCCGTGGCAGAGGAACTCCATTTCGGTCGGGCGGCCGAACGGTGCCATATTGCCCAGCCCCCGCTGTCGCAACAGATAAAGCGCCTTGAGGAGGAGCTTGGGGTCACGCTTTTCGAGCGGACCAGCCGCAAGGTGTCGCTCACCGACGAAGGGCAGATGTTCCTGCAAGTGGCCCGTGACACCCTGTGCACCCTGGAAAGCGGTGTGGAAAAAATGCACATGATGGCTGAAGGACTCATCGGCAAACTGCGCATCGGGTTCCTCAGTTCCGGCCTGCATACCGATTTTCTCAAAGGAGTTACCGCCTTTCGAAAGCGGTATCCCGGTATCCAGCTCGATATCCGCGAAATGCAGTCCTCGGACCAAAACCTTGCCCTGCGCGCAGGTGAACTCGACGTGGGCTTGTCCCATTATTGCTACGCTGACCACTACCATCTCGATTCGCGAACCTTTCTGGCCGATCGGTATTTTCTGGCCGTGCACGAAGATCATCCCCTGGCACAGAAAGGCCATGCCGAGTTCGCGGATATCGACAAGGAACCGTTCATCATGTTCTCCCGCCAGCACTATCCCGATGCCTACGATCGGGCCATCGGACGCTACCACAAGTTCGGCGTCCAGCCCCGCATCGTCCAGGAAGCCAAGACGCATCAGACCAAGCTTTCCCTCATAGCCGCCGGAATGGGCATCGGCTTCGTGCCCGATCGCATGCGGGCCGTCCTGCCCGATACCGTCCGAATGCTGCCCTTCGACTTCCAAGGCGAGGTGCACCGCACCCCCCTCAAGATCGTCTGGCGAAAGGGCGAACAGTCGCCGGCACTCAAATGCTTTCTCGAAGTCCTTGCCGATTATTGCCGGGACGAGGATTCCGAACCACAGCACCAGTCCAGTAAAATCGCAAAGTAGAAGGCTTCGGCCGACATCCCGGAATGGGCCACAGGAAAAG encodes:
- a CDS encoding cyclic nucleotide-binding domain-containing protein; this translates as MREIPFDLSDKDILERLKNVPAFDNLPESHIRAVMKAASVCRYEAGETLINQGDCDNRVFFLIFGKLSILVADKQVGQLQRLGDVFGEMGIIDGSPRSATIKADRASLVISLDDTAIGSLGETSKIFVQAVMYRVFAEVLAIRLREANQKITSLQNELDKLKK
- a CDS encoding M48 family metallopeptidase; this translates as MNTYLVVVIGSLLASWLLGALSAFLNARSMQPEPPRDLEDVFDTARYARSQEYTRESMKFTSVADTFNTGITLLVILAGGFNLLDTLVRSLELSPLASGLIYIGAIGTISGLLGLPFESYHTFVLEKRFGFNTTTFTTFVLDRLKGLVLTALIGGALVAGILFFLDKAGPYAWLLCWGFAVAVSLCLTYVAPTWILPLFNTFSPLEEGELRTALEAYARKIGFELSGIFVMDGSKRSTKGNAFFTGMGKRRRIALFDTLIREMTTEEIVAVLAHEVGHAKLWHIKKRLFTGILKTGAVFYLMSLFLNSEELFAAFGMEHMSVYAGLVFFALLYTPLSMVLSVISNKISRKHEFEADAFAADTTDRADTMISALKKLSASNLSNLTPHPLTVWLEYGHPPVLERVRALQK
- a CDS encoding LysR family transcriptional regulator, producing MELRQLRYFIAVAEELHFGRAAERCHIAQPPLSQQIKRLEEELGVTLFERTSRKVSLTDEGQMFLQVARDTLCTLESGVEKMHMMAEGLIGKLRIGFLSSGLHTDFLKGVTAFRKRYPGIQLDIREMQSSDQNLALRAGELDVGLSHYCYADHYHLDSRTFLADRYFLAVHEDHPLAQKGHAEFADIDKEPFIMFSRQHYPDAYDRAIGRYHKFGVQPRIVQEAKTHQTKLSLIAAGMGIGFVPDRMRAVLPDTVRMLPFDFQGEVHRTPLKIVWRKGEQSPALKCFLEVLADYCRDEDSEPQHQSSKIAK